In Bradyrhizobium sp. 1(2017), one DNA window encodes the following:
- a CDS encoding 2OG-Fe(II) oxygenase, translated as MALAKRVPAEAGEAIDVTSHVDALDWPQITGELDSQGCAVLKNLLTPDQCRAITALYPDDGNFRSRIVMGRHGFGRGEYKYFSYPLPDLIAQLRPALYAQLQGVANRWNEAMGIDIRYPTAHAAFLKRCHEAGQTRPTPLLLQYEAGDYNCLHQDLYGEHVFPIQVAILLSEPGRDFAGGEFVLTEQRPRMQSRAEVVPLAQGNAVAFAVHHRPVQGTRGTYRVNMRHGVSRIRSGHRHTLGVIFHDAK; from the coding sequence ATGGCACTCGCGAAACGTGTTCCGGCCGAAGCCGGTGAGGCGATCGACGTCACCTCCCATGTCGACGCCCTCGATTGGCCCCAAATCACCGGCGAACTCGACTCCCAGGGCTGCGCCGTCCTGAAGAACCTCCTCACGCCGGACCAGTGCCGCGCCATCACCGCGCTCTATCCGGATGACGGCAACTTCCGCAGCCGCATCGTCATGGGCCGCCATGGCTTTGGCCGCGGCGAGTACAAATATTTCTCCTATCCACTGCCCGATTTGATCGCGCAGCTGCGTCCGGCGCTCTATGCGCAGCTTCAGGGCGTCGCCAATCGCTGGAACGAGGCGATGGGGATCGACATCCGCTATCCCACAGCGCACGCGGCGTTTCTCAAGCGCTGCCATGAAGCCGGCCAGACCCGGCCGACACCATTGCTGCTGCAATACGAGGCCGGCGACTACAATTGCCTGCATCAGGATCTCTATGGCGAGCACGTGTTCCCGATTCAGGTTGCGATCCTCCTGTCCGAGCCCGGCCGTGACTTTGCCGGCGGGGAGTTCGTGCTGACCGAGCAGCGTCCGCGCATGCAGTCGCGCGCCGAGGTCGTGCCGCTGGCGCAGGGCAACGCCGTTGCCTTCGCCGTGCACCACCGCCCAGTGCAGGGGACACGCGGCACATACCGCGTTAACATGCGCCATGGCGTCAGTCGTATCCGATCCGGCCACCGCCACACGCTGGGTGTGATCTTTCACGATGCCAAATGA
- the alkB gene encoding DNA oxidative demethylase AlkB, with protein sequence MTADLFDSVAEAQPSREEIADGAVLLRGFVKPIESELVDAVRAIVAQSPFRRMTTPGGHQMSVAMTNCGERGWITDHTGYRYDPIDPRTGAPWPAMPSVFRDLARRAAEQGGFKDFAPDACLVNRYEPGTRLSLHQDKDELDYSAPIVSVSLGLPATFLFGGMARSDKPRRFRLVHGDVVVWGGASRLAYHGVAPLADGEHALLGRKRINLTFRRTR encoded by the coding sequence TTGACCGCGGATCTGTTCGATAGCGTTGCCGAGGCGCAGCCGTCGCGCGAGGAGATCGCCGACGGTGCCGTGCTGTTGCGCGGCTTCGTCAAGCCGATCGAGAGCGAGCTGGTCGACGCCGTGCGGGCGATCGTCGCCCAGTCGCCGTTCCGCCGCATGACCACGCCCGGCGGTCATCAGATGTCGGTGGCCATGACCAATTGCGGCGAGCGCGGCTGGATCACCGATCACACCGGTTACCGCTATGATCCCATCGATCCGCGAACCGGCGCGCCCTGGCCGGCGATGCCGTCCGTGTTCCGCGATCTCGCCCGCCGCGCGGCGGAGCAGGGCGGTTTCAAAGACTTCGCGCCCGACGCCTGCCTCGTCAACCGCTACGAGCCCGGCACGCGGCTATCGCTGCATCAGGACAAGGACGAGCTGGATTATTCGGCGCCGATCGTGTCGGTCTCGCTCGGCCTGCCCGCGACCTTTTTGTTCGGCGGCATGGCCCGTAGCGACAAGCCGCGCCGTTTCCGTCTCGTGCATGGCGACGTCGTAGTCTGGGGCGGGGCCAGCAGGCTCGCCTATCACGGCGTCGCGCCGCTCGCCGATGGCGAGCATGCGCTGTTGGGAAGGAAGCGGATCAATCTGACCTTCCGCAGGACGCGGTAA
- a CDS encoding thiamine pyrophosphate-dependent enzyme: MTTLTGGEAIVSGLVAHGVDTVFGLPGAQVYGLFDAFHQAQLKVIGARHEQACGYMAFGYARSSGKPGVFSVVPGPGVLNASAALLTAFGCNEPVLCVTGQVPTSFLGKGRGHLHEMPDQLATLRTYVKWADRIEYPGNAPTVVARAFQEMMSGRRGPASVEMPWDVFTQRADTAAAPVLEPLPAPQPDPDLIKKAAALIKASKAPMIFVGSGAIEAREEILELAETIDAPVVAFRSGRGIVSNAHELGLTMAAAYKLWPTTDLMIAIGTRAELPASGFRWPYQPNGLKSVRIDIDPAEMRRVVSDTAIVADAKAGTADLVAAVKKAGFERRSGRREGIREATTSAQSEIQRIQPQMAYLNILREVLPANAIVTDELSQVGFASWYGFPIYEPRTFITSGYQGTLGSGFPTALGAKVANPDKPVVAITGDGGFMFGVQELSTAVQFNIGVVTLVFNNNAYGNVRRDQRQHFDGRVVASDLVNPDFVKLAESFGVAAARVTAPDQFRAVLEKALSHGGPYLISIEVTRDSEVSPWAFIHPPKP, from the coding sequence ATGACCACCCTCACCGGCGGCGAAGCGATCGTAAGCGGGCTTGTTGCTCACGGGGTCGACACCGTGTTCGGCCTGCCCGGCGCGCAGGTCTACGGCCTGTTCGATGCCTTTCACCAGGCCCAGCTCAAGGTGATCGGGGCGCGGCACGAGCAGGCCTGCGGCTACATGGCTTTCGGCTATGCGCGCTCCAGCGGCAAGCCCGGCGTGTTCAGCGTCGTCCCCGGCCCCGGCGTGCTCAACGCCAGCGCGGCGCTGCTCACCGCGTTCGGCTGCAACGAGCCGGTGCTGTGCGTCACCGGCCAGGTGCCGACGTCTTTTCTGGGCAAGGGCCGCGGCCATCTGCACGAGATGCCGGATCAGCTCGCGACCTTGCGCACCTATGTGAAATGGGCGGACCGGATCGAATATCCCGGCAACGCACCGACCGTCGTGGCGCGCGCGTTCCAGGAGATGATGTCGGGCCGGCGCGGCCCTGCCTCGGTCGAGATGCCCTGGGACGTCTTCACCCAGCGTGCCGACACCGCCGCCGCACCGGTGCTGGAGCCGCTGCCCGCGCCGCAGCCCGATCCCGACCTGATCAAGAAGGCGGCTGCGCTCATCAAGGCCAGCAAGGCGCCGATGATCTTCGTCGGCAGCGGCGCGATCGAAGCGCGCGAGGAGATCCTCGAGCTCGCCGAGACGATCGATGCGCCCGTCGTCGCATTCCGCAGCGGCCGCGGCATCGTCTCCAATGCGCACGAGCTCGGGCTCACGATGGCAGCCGCCTACAAGCTTTGGCCGACGACCGATTTGATGATCGCAATCGGCACCCGCGCGGAGCTGCCGGCCTCGGGCTTCCGCTGGCCGTATCAGCCGAACGGGCTGAAATCCGTCCGGATCGACATCGACCCGGCCGAGATGCGCCGGGTCGTCTCCGATACCGCCATCGTCGCCGACGCCAAGGCCGGCACGGCCGATCTCGTCGCCGCCGTGAAGAAGGCCGGCTTTGAGAGACGCAGCGGCCGGCGCGAAGGCATCCGCGAGGCGACGACGTCCGCGCAGTCGGAGATCCAGCGCATCCAGCCGCAGATGGCCTATCTCAACATCCTGCGCGAGGTGCTGCCCGCGAATGCGATCGTCACCGATGAACTATCCCAGGTCGGCTTCGCCTCCTGGTACGGCTTTCCGATCTACGAGCCGCGCACCTTCATCACCTCGGGCTATCAGGGCACGCTCGGCTCGGGCTTTCCCACCGCGCTCGGCGCCAAGGTCGCCAATCCCGACAAGCCGGTGGTGGCCATCACCGGCGACGGCGGCTTCATGTTCGGCGTGCAGGAGCTCTCAACCGCCGTGCAGTTCAACATCGGCGTGGTGACGCTGGTGTTCAACAACAACGCCTACGGCAATGTCCGCCGCGACCAGCGCCAGCACTTCGACGGCCGCGTGGTGGCGTCCGATCTCGTCAATCCGGATTTCGTCAAGCTCGCGGAGTCCTTCGGCGTCGCCGCGGCGCGCGTCACCGCGCCGGACCAGTTCAGGGCGGTGCTGGAAAAGGCGCTGAGCCACGGCGGGCCGTACCTGATCTCGATCGAGGTGACCAGGGATTCGGAAGTCAGCCCCTGGGCATTCATTCACCCGCCGAAGCCGTAA
- a CDS encoding 5-carboxymethyl-2-hydroxymuconate Delta-isomerase: MPHFTIEYSANLDGRLDMALVCEVVRKAAIETGIFPLGGIRVRAIRCEHYAIADNRQDYGFLDMVLRIGEGRDLPTRQKAGEHVFQVLSKHLDPVFAASKFALSFDMQINDKDTSWKRNNIHDALKAQAPAG, from the coding sequence ATGCCGCATTTCACCATCGAATATTCCGCCAATCTCGACGGCCGCCTCGACATGGCCTTGGTCTGCGAAGTCGTGCGCAAGGCGGCGATCGAGACCGGCATCTTCCCGCTCGGCGGCATTCGCGTTCGCGCCATTCGCTGCGAGCATTATGCGATCGCCGACAACCGGCAGGACTACGGCTTTCTCGACATGGTGCTGCGCATCGGCGAAGGCCGCGATCTGCCGACGCGCCAGAAGGCCGGCGAGCACGTCTTCCAGGTGCTCTCCAAGCATCTCGATCCCGTCTTCGCGGCCAGCAAGTTCGCGCTGTCGTTCGACATGCAGATCAACGACAAGGACACCAGCTGGAAGCGCAACAACATCCACGACGCCCTGAAAGCGCAGGCGCCCGCGGGCTGA
- the hpaH gene encoding 2-oxo-hept-4-ene-1,7-dioate hydratase gives MALSNDDIQACARRLHQAEKTRTQIRQLSQDFPDITITDAYAIQKAWVDVKIAEGRLVRGHKIGLTSKAMQSALNIDEPDSGVLLDDMFFADGGLVPTERFIATRVEAELAFVMSKRLSGPDCTLFDVLNATDFVVPALEILDTRIERVDPKTKATRKIFDTIADNAANAGIVLGGRPIRPLDADLRWIGALCFKNGQLEETGLAAGVLNHPATAVAWLANKIAPLGLALEPGQVVLAGSFIRPIETRKGDTIQADYGAYGSVSCYFA, from the coding sequence ATGGCGCTTTCCAACGACGATATCCAAGCTTGCGCGAGGCGTCTGCACCAGGCGGAGAAGACCCGCACCCAGATCCGGCAGCTCTCGCAGGACTTTCCTGACATCACCATCACCGATGCCTACGCGATTCAGAAAGCGTGGGTCGACGTCAAGATTGCGGAAGGGCGCCTCGTCAGAGGCCACAAGATCGGCCTGACCTCGAAGGCGATGCAGAGCGCGCTCAACATCGACGAGCCGGATTCCGGCGTGCTGCTCGACGACATGTTCTTCGCCGATGGCGGGCTGGTGCCGACCGAACGCTTCATCGCGACGCGAGTCGAGGCCGAGCTTGCCTTCGTCATGAGCAAGCGCCTTTCGGGACCCGACTGCACGCTGTTCGACGTCCTCAACGCCACCGACTTCGTCGTGCCGGCGCTGGAGATTCTGGACACGCGCATCGAACGCGTCGACCCCAAGACCAAGGCGACGCGAAAGATTTTCGACACCATCGCCGACAATGCGGCCAATGCCGGCATCGTGCTCGGGGGGCGGCCGATCCGCCCGCTTGATGCTGATCTGCGCTGGATCGGTGCGCTGTGCTTCAAGAACGGCCAGCTCGAGGAAACCGGCCTTGCCGCTGGTGTTCTCAATCATCCCGCCACCGCTGTTGCCTGGCTCGCCAACAAGATCGCGCCGCTTGGGCTCGCTCTCGAGCCCGGACAGGTCGTGCTCGCCGGCTCCTTCATCCGCCCGATCGAGACCCGCAAGGGCGACACAATTCAGGCCGACTATGGCGCCTACGGCTCGGTGAGCTGCTACTTCGCCTGA
- the hpaR gene encoding homoprotocatechuate degradation operon regulator HpaR → MTKKSADPSNGSAPAAGPAARQVPMRDFSRSLPMSLLRAREAVMRQFRPSLREYGLTEQQWRILRALAAIEAVEVTELARTAFLLGPSLSRILRDLEARNLIERETAKTDQRRSMVSISKEGVKLMASVAPTSEAIYAEITRRFGARKLAELQEMLGQLELCLAPTHASDDMADEA, encoded by the coding sequence ATGACCAAGAAATCCGCCGATCCCTCCAACGGAAGCGCGCCTGCCGCAGGACCTGCCGCACGGCAGGTGCCGATGCGCGACTTCTCGCGGTCATTGCCGATGTCGCTGCTGCGGGCGCGCGAGGCGGTGATGCGGCAATTCCGTCCGTCGCTGCGCGAGTACGGCTTGACCGAGCAGCAATGGCGCATCCTGCGGGCGCTGGCAGCCATCGAGGCGGTCGAGGTCACGGAACTCGCGCGCACCGCGTTCCTGCTCGGCCCGAGCCTGTCCCGCATCCTGCGTGACCTCGAGGCACGCAACCTGATCGAGCGCGAGACGGCGAAAACGGACCAGCGCCGCAGCATGGTCTCGATCTCGAAAGAGGGCGTGAAGCTGATGGCCTCCGTGGCGCCGACGTCGGAGGCGATCTATGCGGAGATCACGCGGCGCTTCGGCGCGCGCAAGCTTGCCGAGTTGCAGGAGATGCTCGGTCAGTTGGAGTTGTGCTTGGCTCCCACCCACGCGAGTGATGACATGGCGGATGAAGCGTGA
- a CDS encoding ABC transporter substrate-binding protein encodes MKLTRRDFAAGIAAGIAAPYLIKSARAQGATIKIGMCAPVTGPAAESGGYAIKGARLALEAVNKAGGILGKQGELIVEDDQTTNPGIVLAFSKLAAQSDIVGFLGSIRSTQVHAMAPDVIKLGKPVMIGGTDPNLTHMGNQWLFRCRPNDSYSGRVIAEYGVNTLAKKKWAVLHSTDAFGTAGGKALTEALTKLGAPPVLDQGYANQSQDFTPVVLAIKQSGADILGSYFTFENDLGIFARQLRQLGVNIPWVGSPSIVNITALKLAGPALYNTYGVADYAEDSSEGSKAFGKIYRDAVKVAPDNQSSWTFDAINVLAQGINKAGTTEPGKVREAILAIKKFPGAEGEYNFDQNGDGLHGYNIVKNDKGKIVFDKHIEFND; translated from the coding sequence ATGAAACTGACGAGACGCGATTTTGCAGCCGGAATTGCTGCCGGCATTGCCGCGCCGTACCTCATCAAGAGCGCACGCGCCCAAGGCGCCACGATCAAGATCGGCATGTGTGCGCCCGTCACGGGGCCGGCCGCTGAATCCGGCGGCTACGCCATCAAGGGTGCCAGGCTCGCGCTCGAAGCCGTCAACAAGGCCGGCGGTATCCTGGGAAAGCAGGGCGAGCTGATCGTCGAAGACGACCAAACCACCAATCCCGGCATTGTGCTCGCTTTCTCCAAGCTCGCCGCGCAGTCCGACATCGTCGGGTTCCTCGGCTCGATCCGTTCGACACAGGTGCATGCGATGGCGCCCGACGTGATCAAGCTCGGCAAGCCCGTGATGATCGGCGGCACCGATCCGAACCTCACCCACATGGGCAATCAGTGGCTGTTCCGCTGCCGCCCCAATGACAGCTATTCCGGCCGCGTCATCGCCGAATACGGCGTCAACACGCTGGCCAAGAAGAAGTGGGCCGTGCTGCACTCGACCGACGCGTTCGGCACCGCCGGCGGCAAGGCGCTGACTGAAGCGCTGACCAAGCTGGGCGCGCCGCCGGTGCTCGATCAGGGCTACGCCAACCAGAGTCAGGATTTCACCCCGGTCGTGCTCGCAATCAAGCAGTCGGGCGCCGACATCCTCGGTTCCTACTTCACCTTCGAGAACGACCTCGGCATCTTCGCCCGCCAGCTCCGTCAGCTCGGCGTCAACATCCCGTGGGTCGGTTCGCCCTCGATCGTCAACATCACCGCGCTGAAGCTCGCAGGTCCCGCGCTATACAACACCTATGGCGTTGCCGACTATGCCGAGGATTCCAGCGAAGGCTCGAAGGCGTTCGGCAAAATCTACCGCGACGCGGTCAAGGTCGCGCCCGACAACCAGAGTTCCTGGACCTTCGACGCCATCAACGTGCTGGCGCAGGGCATCAACAAGGCCGGCACGACCGAGCCCGGCAAGGTCCGCGAGGCCATCCTCGCGATCAAGAAGTTCCCGGGCGCCGAGGGCGAATACAATTTCGATCAGAACGGTGACGGCCTCCACGGCTACAACATCGTGAAGAACGACAAGGGCAAGATCGTTTTCGACAAGCACATCGAGTTCAACGACTGA
- a CDS encoding branched-chain amino acid ABC transporter permease — protein sequence MDLALQLLFTGIGIGAVYALVALGFVLIFRATNVVNFAQGEFSMVAAYLMVVAIEAGLPYWAAFIVALLGMALLGVIFNLGVYYPLRHRTYLPVIIATIGASILLANSVLAIYGPQPQVLEGWFETPGIQVGPVYLDSQYLLIIGVTICLVIFNFWFFEKTLLGKKLQATSQDKEMASLLGISVSTMIMITFIYSAVLGGLAGILVAPVLFVSIQMGSTIALKAFAATIIGGFGDVAGAIIGGLALGVIETFGAAYVSVPYKDGFAFLVLIAFLIFRPQGIFGERVAEKA from the coding sequence ATGGATCTCGCCCTACAACTCCTGTTTACCGGCATCGGTATCGGTGCCGTCTACGCGCTCGTCGCGCTCGGCTTCGTGCTGATCTTCCGTGCCACCAACGTGGTGAATTTCGCCCAGGGCGAGTTCTCCATGGTCGCGGCCTATCTGATGGTCGTCGCGATCGAAGCCGGTCTGCCCTATTGGGCGGCATTCATCGTCGCGCTGCTCGGCATGGCGTTGCTCGGTGTCATCTTCAATCTCGGTGTCTACTATCCGCTGCGCCATCGCACCTATCTGCCTGTGATCATCGCCACCATCGGCGCCTCGATCCTGCTGGCGAACTCCGTGCTCGCGATCTACGGCCCGCAGCCACAGGTGCTGGAAGGCTGGTTTGAGACGCCGGGCATCCAGGTCGGTCCGGTCTATCTCGACAGCCAGTACCTCCTGATCATCGGCGTCACGATCTGTCTGGTGATCTTCAATTTCTGGTTCTTCGAGAAGACGCTGCTCGGCAAGAAGCTGCAGGCGACCTCGCAGGACAAGGAGATGGCCTCGCTGCTCGGCATTTCCGTCTCCACCATGATCATGATCACCTTCATCTATTCGGCCGTGCTCGGTGGTCTGGCCGGCATCCTCGTCGCACCGGTGCTGTTCGTCTCGATCCAGATGGGCTCGACAATCGCGCTGAAGGCGTTCGCTGCCACCATCATCGGCGGCTTCGGCGACGTCGCCGGTGCCATCATCGGCGGCCTTGCGCTCGGCGTGATCGAGACGTTTGGCGCCGCCTATGTCTCGGTGCCGTATAAGGACGGCTTCGCCTTCCTGGTGCTGATCGCCTTCCTGATCTTCCGACCGCAGGGCATCTTCGGCGAACGCGTGGCGGAAAAAGCATGA
- a CDS encoding ABC transporter permease subunit, producing the protein MSAPSDNMPIPAPAIHSKPLLVRHLPYFIGAAIIVALAATMRFDGYVHNILLQATTFSIAVFGLSVVLGLCGQINLAQAAFFGLGAYAVGIGTTDLHVSFWLCLVGGCLISLLAGAFLGMSTLRLGGHYLAMVTISFQQIVTLVMINAIWLTRGPDGVPNIKRPELFQSSQSYLAFCVAMLAIVGYLVWHLADTKLGRAMRAVRDNELAAGVNGIDVFRTKIYAFALCALLGGLAGGLFAGGFAYVSPDQFSFAESIVFLTMSLLGGVASPIGSTIGTGLLILIPEWLRFLKSVPGLYLAIYGLFVILIIRFMPDGIWGFVADAFTRWRAKTKAPPAAAALQLRPATVGGDTVLEVTGLSKHFGGLKAVDGVDIAVKRGGVHALIGPNGSGKTTTLNVLSGLYEATAGRIVLDGTDITHMPPHQRTAAGLGRTFQNIRLFRSMTALENVEIGAERPGNTMVGKGDDALTERAMEALTFVGLGNRANELISSFSYGHQRLIEIARALASNPTLLLLDEPAAGLNSTEKLELHELLKRIAAQGLTILIIDHDMTLVSEAAQHITVLNFGRRIADGESMAVLRHPDVVSAYLGSE; encoded by the coding sequence ATGAGCGCCCCCAGCGACAACATGCCGATTCCGGCGCCCGCCATCCATTCGAAGCCGCTGCTCGTCCGGCACCTGCCATATTTCATCGGCGCCGCGATCATCGTCGCGCTCGCCGCGACCATGCGCTTCGACGGATACGTCCACAACATCCTGCTGCAGGCCACCACGTTCTCGATCGCGGTGTTCGGGCTTTCGGTCGTGCTCGGCCTGTGCGGCCAGATCAATCTGGCGCAGGCCGCGTTCTTTGGGCTCGGTGCCTATGCCGTCGGCATCGGCACGACGGATCTGCATGTCAGCTTCTGGCTCTGTCTCGTCGGCGGCTGCCTGATCTCGTTGTTGGCGGGCGCATTCCTCGGCATGTCGACATTGCGGCTCGGCGGTCACTATCTCGCAATGGTGACGATCTCGTTCCAGCAGATCGTCACGCTTGTGATGATCAACGCGATCTGGCTGACGCGCGGTCCCGACGGCGTTCCCAACATCAAGCGTCCGGAGCTGTTCCAGTCATCGCAGAGCTATCTGGCCTTCTGCGTCGCGATGCTGGCGATCGTCGGTTACCTCGTCTGGCATCTCGCCGATACCAAGCTCGGTCGCGCCATGCGCGCGGTGCGCGACAACGAGCTTGCGGCGGGCGTCAACGGCATCGACGTCTTCCGTACCAAGATCTACGCCTTCGCGCTCTGCGCGCTGCTCGGCGGTCTCGCGGGCGGTTTGTTCGCCGGCGGCTTCGCTTATGTCAGCCCCGATCAGTTCTCCTTCGCAGAATCGATCGTGTTCCTGACCATGTCGCTGCTCGGCGGCGTGGCCTCGCCGATCGGCTCGACGATCGGCACGGGCCTGCTGATTCTGATTCCGGAATGGCTGCGCTTCCTCAAGAGCGTACCGGGCCTGTACCTCGCCATCTACGGCCTGTTCGTGATCCTGATCATCCGCTTCATGCCCGACGGCATCTGGGGTTTTGTCGCCGATGCCTTCACGCGCTGGCGCGCCAAGACCAAGGCACCGCCCGCCGCGGCCGCGTTGCAGTTGAGGCCGGCGACCGTCGGCGGCGACACCGTGCTGGAAGTCACGGGTCTGTCGAAGCACTTTGGGGGTCTCAAGGCCGTCGATGGCGTCGATATCGCCGTGAAGCGCGGCGGCGTGCATGCGCTGATCGGGCCCAACGGCTCGGGTAAGACCACCACGCTCAACGTGCTGTCGGGTCTCTATGAGGCGACCGCAGGCAGGATCGTGCTGGATGGTACCGACATCACCCACATGCCGCCGCATCAGCGTACGGCTGCGGGCCTCGGGCGCACGTTTCAGAACATCCGCCTGTTCCGTTCGATGACCGCGCTGGAGAACGTCGAGATCGGCGCGGAGCGGCCCGGCAACACCATGGTCGGGAAGGGCGACGACGCCCTGACCGAGCGTGCGATGGAGGCACTCACCTTCGTCGGTCTCGGCAACCGCGCCAACGAGCTGATCTCGAGCTTCTCCTACGGCCATCAGCGCCTGATCGAGATCGCGCGTGCACTTGCCTCGAACCCGACGCTGCTGCTGCTCGACGAGCCCGCGGCGGGCCTCAATTCGACCGAGAAGCTGGAACTGCACGAGTTGCTCAAGCGCATCGCGGCGCAGGGCCTGACCATCCTGATCATCGACCACGACATGACGCTGGTCTCGGAAGCGGCCCAGCACATCACCGTGCTCAACTTCGGACGCCGCATCGCGGACGGCGAATCCATGGCCGTGCTGCGTCATCCCGACGTCGTCTCCGCCTATCTCGGGAGCGAATGA
- a CDS encoding ABC transporter ATP-binding protein, with amino-acid sequence MPLLEIRNLVVRYGEIEALRGVTCAVEQGQVVTLLGANGAGKSTTLRAISGLAKPTSGDILFDGRSIAGLGPEAIVRMGISHVPEGRRVFPGLTVKENIMLGASNRRAPTSEISREADAMFDLFPDIRKFTNALGWTLSGGQLQMVAVARGLMAKPRLLLLDEPSLGLAPVIVQAVFKIISEIRRNTTVLLVEQNARMGLSVADYGYVLETGRIVLGGKPDELWGNEAIRAAYLGGHAKVSA; translated from the coding sequence ATGCCGTTGCTCGAAATCCGCAACCTTGTCGTACGCTACGGCGAGATCGAAGCGCTGCGCGGCGTGACCTGCGCCGTGGAGCAGGGGCAGGTGGTGACGCTGCTCGGCGCCAACGGCGCTGGCAAGTCCACAACCCTGCGCGCCATCTCCGGCCTTGCCAAGCCGACCTCCGGCGACATTCTGTTCGACGGCAGGTCGATCGCGGGCCTCGGCCCCGAGGCGATCGTCCGCATGGGCATCAGCCACGTGCCTGAGGGACGCCGCGTCTTCCCGGGTTTGACAGTGAAAGAGAACATCATGCTCGGCGCGTCCAACCGCCGGGCGCCGACCTCGGAGATCTCGCGCGAGGCCGATGCGATGTTCGACCTGTTCCCGGATATCCGCAAATTCACCAATGCACTCGGCTGGACACTGTCCGGCGGTCAACTCCAGATGGTGGCGGTCGCGCGCGGGCTGATGGCCAAGCCGCGGCTGTTGCTGCTGGACGAGCCTTCGCTCGGCCTTGCGCCCGTGATCGTGCAGGCGGTGTTCAAGATCATCTCCGAGATCCGCCGCAACACGACCGTTCTGCTCGTCGAGCAGAATGCGCGCATGGGCCTGTCGGTGGCCGATTACGGCTATGTGCTGGAGACTGGCCGCATCGTGCTCGGCGGCAAGCCCGACGAGCTCTGGGGCAACGAAGCTATCCGTGCCGCCTATCTTGGCGGCCATGCCAAGGTGAGTGCTTAG